The genomic stretch CATCTGAAAGAAAATTAGAAGCTCACAGCTTACCACTAGTTCTTGCAGGTGCTGGGCTAATTTGGTTAGGATGGGATGGGTTTAACGGTGGTGATCCGGGTGGGGCAACAATTGATGCTGCTATAGCAGTATTAAATACAAATATTGCAACAGCAGTTAGTGCAATAACTTGGATGTTGATGGATATGGCATTCTTTAAGAAACCAACATTAGTGGGTGCAACAAGCGGTGCAATAACCGGGTTAGTAGCTATTACACCGGCAGCAGGTTATATAAATGGTTGGGAAGCAATGCTCATAGGAATTGCATCTGGAAGTATACCATGGTTATCTCTATATAAATTTGAACCTAGACTAAAAGTTGATGATACATTAGGAGTATTCTCTACTCATGGTATTGCTGGAATTTTAGGAGGATTATTAACCGGTGTGTTTGCAGATCCCAATGTAACTAAGTATGTACTTCCGGGTTTAACTGGTGCATTATATGGTAATTGGTATCAATTAGGAATACAAGCAGCAGCTGCCGCTATAGTATTTGTTTATGATTTTGGAGTAACTTTTGGTTTATTGAAGCTAATAGGAATGTTCATACCATTGCAAGCACCACCAGATACGCTGGCAATTGGCGATTATGCAATGCATGGAGAAGTAGCATATTCTGAACTATTAGCTACTTTACCAGAGTCACAAGTAAAGAAAGAAGAAATTGAAGAAGAAGCGGCAGAAGAGAAAGAGGATCCAGATAAGAAAAAATCAAAATAATTTTTGTCGAAATATTTCATCTTTTTCCTTCTTTTCTACTACAAATAATTCTTTTCCATTTTTTATTTCCTATAGTATGTAATATACTTTAAAAATCTATAGTATTTGACCCTAGATCTCCAAATTCATTTTACAAAAAATAATTTCATAGAATATTTATTCCAAATTCAGAAAATTTTGTAATTAGAGAAAAAGTTAAATCGGATAGAGTAATCATTCTATAAGACGTCTCAATGGGACTCCTAACCTTGTTGTACAACCTTGTAATTAGGCAAATCAAGATTAGTTCCCTTAGCAAAATACGTCCCCTTACCCTATGATGAAAGTATCCCCTATCCTTCCCCTTATTCTTAGTACCATCAAAATTATGATGAATCTTAACATCCCCCAAGGGCACAGAAATCTACAAAATTAAATTGCGACAAATATTTCAAGATATCAAAGGAGCAGGACATCGAGCTAACGATATTTTAACTTCTAAGGCCAGTACTTGCTCTATCAAGATTTTAACAATACTCTCCCTACTAATCCCCTTAGTTACGCTCGTGAAGGCTAGCACGAGCGTTTTCCCATTTACTTGAGTTGTTGCAGTAGCGTAGTTCCAAGCGTACCTATGTTGTGGCCTTCTATTCCTTCCTCTGGTTTTTTCGTCATATTCCAGAAATCTTCAATCTATATATTTTTACTTTTTTCTTTTGCCTGGTCCTTTAGTGGAGATTGTTTTTATTACGTTTAGTATTTGGTATATTACTTGTGGTTGTTTTCCACGTAGTTTCTCACTGTTTGTGGTGATATTAAGAATTCTTTTGCCTTATTTTCTATTGGGTCTCTGCTGTGATAAGTGTAGACTTCTTAAGCCTTTCTTACCTTTATGATTGAAAGTGTTTTTTCTTGATTTGTGTAAGTGTTTGGTGGATGGAGTTTTGTTATTGTCAAGTGTTACTTATCCTAAGGTAATACTAAGTCTTTCTCGGTTAGCATTTTACGTAAAAATTTTAGGTTGAAATGATTTTTAAATAAATACGATTTTATAGTATAAAATTTTCATCTAATAGTGATAAATCTATTCTCTTTGAAATGAAGTATAGTATAAATATCTACGATATCTTTTAAAATAATTATTCACTGCCAGGATTTTCCGATAAATGCTACTCGGTTTTCACGCCTTCGAGAAGTTGGTTTTCGCTTTTTCATCTTCGTTTTAGCTACACTTATTTAGTTGTTGTTTATTTTTGTCAATGGGAAGATGTCTAGGGAAGTCTTCCCA from Sulfolobus sp. S-194 encodes the following:
- a CDS encoding DUF4322 domain-containing protein; translated protein: MENKAKEFLISPQTVRNYVENNHK